Proteins encoded within one genomic window of Parolsenella massiliensis:
- the pdxS gene encoding pyridoxal 5'-phosphate synthase lyase subunit PdxS produces the protein MTQTNDRVQLNRQLAQMLKGGVIMDVTTPEQARVAEEAGACAVMALERIPADIRAAGGVSRMSDPAMIAGIQQAVSIPVMAKCRIGHIVEAQVLQAIEIDYVDESEVLTPADDTYHIDKTQFDVPFVCGARDLGEALRRVAEGATMIRTKGEPGTGDVVQAVRHMRKINKQIRDVVALRDDELFEAAKQLAVPVELVRYVHKNGKLPVVNFAAGGVATPADAALMMQLGAEGVFVGSGIFKSGDPAKRADAIVKAVANYQDAKLIAQLSENLGEAMVGINADEIDIIMEERGR, from the coding sequence ATGACCCAGACCAACGACCGCGTCCAGCTCAACCGCCAGCTCGCCCAGATGCTCAAGGGCGGCGTCATCATGGACGTCACCACGCCCGAGCAGGCGCGCGTCGCCGAGGAGGCCGGCGCCTGCGCCGTCATGGCCCTCGAGCGCATCCCGGCCGACATCCGCGCGGCCGGCGGCGTCTCCCGCATGAGCGACCCGGCCATGATCGCCGGCATCCAGCAGGCCGTCTCCATCCCCGTCATGGCCAAGTGCCGCATCGGCCACATCGTGGAGGCGCAGGTGCTGCAGGCCATCGAGATTGACTACGTCGACGAGTCCGAGGTCCTCACTCCCGCCGACGACACCTACCACATCGACAAGACCCAGTTCGACGTCCCGTTCGTCTGCGGCGCGCGCGACCTTGGCGAGGCCCTGCGCCGCGTGGCCGAGGGCGCCACGATGATCCGCACGAAGGGCGAGCCGGGCACGGGCGACGTCGTGCAGGCCGTGCGCCACATGCGCAAGATCAACAAGCAGATCCGCGACGTGGTGGCCCTGCGCGACGACGAGCTCTTCGAGGCCGCCAAGCAGCTCGCCGTGCCCGTCGAGCTCGTGCGCTACGTCCACAAGAACGGCAAGCTCCCCGTCGTGAACTTCGCCGCCGGCGGCGTGGCCACCCCGGCGGACGCCGCACTCATGATGCAGCTCGGCGCCGAGGGCGTCTTCGTGGGCTCGGGCATCTTCAAGTCCGGCGACCCGGCCAAGCGCGCCGACGCCATCGTCAAGGCCGTCGCAAACTACCAGGACGCCAAGCTCATCGCCCAGCTCTCCGAAAACCTCGGCGAGGCCATGGTGGGCATCAACGCCGACGAGATCGACATCATCATGGAAGAGCGTGGCCGCTAA
- a CDS encoding PLP-dependent aminotransferase family protein — MLDYDMGARGDCSLYDYLYQRIRDDVMSGEIAAGQRLPSKRALAQHLGVSVVTVEGAYAQLVAEGYVRSRPRSGYFACAVPKGVGLSGVSAPEVGGAGVVRPADDDTDLTSSTSFSGDAARLWARALRQTLASEPEDEVFAPAPAQGSARLRRAIAGHLRQTRGLAVDPSRIVVGAGAQMLDVMISQLVGVGHTFAVEDPGYVRLTRIYEACGQRVLHVPLDEQGVCVDALGDADVLHLMPSHQFPTGRVTSISRRYELLGWAAARSGRWLVEDDYDCEFRLAGRPVPALLSIDAAGRVIYTNTFSKSLGSALRLAYMVLPEELMDRYSRELGFYSSTVSSVQQVTLARILEDRSYERHVARVRKRCRDVRDALVAAARSQGGTMRVEEPDSGLHAVVAVYGDAAAVAKRALAAGIPQAAFVPMDRYAWDGANASDDGRTRFVVPYDALDAETAAHFADLAFE; from the coding sequence ATGCTTGACTACGACATGGGCGCACGGGGTGACTGCTCGCTCTATGACTATCTCTACCAGCGGATTCGCGATGACGTCATGTCTGGCGAGATTGCCGCGGGGCAAAGACTTCCCTCCAAGCGTGCGCTGGCCCAGCACCTGGGCGTGAGCGTCGTGACGGTGGAGGGGGCTTATGCCCAGCTCGTGGCCGAGGGCTACGTTCGCTCGAGGCCACGTAGCGGCTACTTTGCCTGCGCGGTGCCAAAGGGCGTGGGCCTGTCGGGCGTATCGGCTCCGGAGGTGGGCGGCGCCGGCGTCGTGCGCCCGGCCGACGACGATACGGACCTCACGAGCTCGACATCGTTCTCGGGTGACGCGGCTCGGCTGTGGGCGCGGGCGCTTCGCCAGACGCTTGCGAGCGAGCCGGAGGACGAGGTGTTTGCGCCGGCTCCCGCGCAGGGCTCTGCCCGGCTGAGGCGTGCCATTGCCGGGCACCTTCGCCAGACGCGCGGGCTTGCGGTCGACCCCTCGCGCATCGTGGTGGGGGCGGGCGCCCAGATGCTCGATGTGATGATCTCCCAGCTTGTGGGCGTGGGCCATACGTTTGCCGTGGAGGATCCGGGCTACGTGCGGCTTACGCGCATCTATGAGGCGTGTGGCCAGCGCGTGCTCCACGTGCCGCTCGATGAGCAGGGCGTTTGCGTGGACGCGCTTGGGGACGCGGACGTGCTGCACCTGATGCCGTCGCACCAATTTCCCACGGGGCGCGTGACCTCGATCAGCAGGCGCTACGAGCTGCTGGGCTGGGCCGCCGCGCGTTCCGGTCGCTGGCTTGTCGAGGATGACTATGACTGCGAGTTCAGGCTGGCGGGGCGTCCCGTGCCGGCGCTGCTCAGCATCGACGCAGCTGGCAGGGTGATATACACGAACACGTTCTCGAAGAGCCTGGGCAGCGCGCTTCGTCTCGCCTACATGGTGCTTCCTGAGGAGTTGATGGATCGCTACTCACGTGAACTTGGCTTTTATTCGAGCACGGTGAGCTCCGTGCAGCAGGTGACGCTCGCGCGCATCCTCGAGGACAGAAGCTACGAGCGCCATGTGGCCCGCGTGCGCAAGCGCTGTCGTGACGTTCGCGACGCGCTCGTCGCTGCGGCGCGCTCCCAGGGCGGCACGATGCGTGTTGAGGAGCCGGATTCCGGATTGCATGCCGTTGTTGCTGTTTATGGCGACGCAGCCGCCGTTGCCAAGCGTGCCTTGGCGGCCGGCATTCCACAGGCCGCTTTTGTGCCCATGGATCGCTATGCCTGGGATGGGGCGAACGCGTCGGACGATGGCCGGACGCGGTTTGTTGTCCCCTATGACGCGCTCGATGCGGAGACGGCCGCCCATTTTGCTGATTTGGCGTTCGAGTAG
- a CDS encoding Rossmann-like and DUF2520 domain-containing protein — translation MAATAARAAAAPSVTERVNIAFVGAGKVGCSLARHLAESEAVRLAGFFSRRIESAREAAAFAGGVAFESLADAAAAADLVFVTTTDAAIAGVAGELAGCGVGLAGKIVAHCSGATGSEALAACREAGAYVASCHPLYAVSSRFDSWQELGRAWFTLEGDGTACNVLEALLVSRGNHVTCIDAAEKPRYHAAAVMASNLVAALYDMAAEELARCGFERTDAEAALASLFLGNTEHVATDGVAASLTGPAARGDEATIERHLACLDGSNRAVYELLTQRCREIAARRES, via the coding sequence GTGGCTGCAACGGCGGCTCGTGCTGCTGCGGCGCCTAGCGTGACCGAGCGCGTGAACATCGCGTTTGTGGGAGCCGGCAAGGTTGGCTGCTCGCTCGCCCGCCATTTGGCGGAAAGCGAAGCGGTGCGCCTTGCCGGCTTCTTTTCTCGGCGGATTGAGAGTGCACGGGAAGCGGCAGCGTTTGCCGGTGGCGTTGCGTTCGAGTCGCTGGCGGATGCCGCTGCGGCCGCGGACCTCGTGTTTGTGACGACGACAGATGCGGCCATTGCGGGCGTCGCTGGCGAACTTGCTGGGTGCGGCGTTGGCCTTGCTGGCAAGATCGTCGCTCACTGCTCGGGTGCCACGGGATCAGAGGCGCTTGCCGCCTGCCGCGAGGCGGGTGCATACGTGGCATCGTGCCATCCGTTGTATGCCGTGAGCAGCAGGTTTGACAGCTGGCAGGAGCTGGGTCGTGCCTGGTTCACCCTCGAGGGAGACGGCACCGCCTGTAATGTGCTCGAGGCGCTGCTCGTGTCACGCGGCAACCACGTAACGTGCATCGACGCGGCCGAGAAGCCCCGCTACCACGCCGCCGCCGTTATGGCGTCGAACCTCGTGGCGGCGCTGTACGACATGGCCGCCGAAGAGCTGGCCCGCTGCGGCTTTGAGCGCACGGACGCTGAGGCCGCGCTGGCGTCGCTGTTCCTGGGCAACACCGAGCACGTGGCCACAGACGGCGTTGCCGCCTCGCTCACCGGCCCGGCCGCGCGTGGCGACGAGGCCACGATCGAGCGCCATCTCGCATGCCTCGACGGCAGCAATCGCGCCGTCTACGAGCTGCTCACCCAGCGCTGCCGCGAGATCGCCGCCCGCCGTGAGAGCTAA
- the panC gene encoding pantoate--beta-alanine ligase, with protein sequence MKAVTTVAEVREQVRAWKREGLTVGLVPTMGFLHEGHKSLIVRAAAENDRVVVSDFVNPTQFGPTEDLESYPRDFERDCKLCEEAGAALVFHPEPSEMYAPNACTYVNMDELTHELCGLTRPIHFRGVCTVVSKLFNIVTPDRAYFGQKDAQQLSVIRRMVRDLNFGIQIVGCPIIREEDGLAKSSRNTYLSPEERTAALCLSRAVFAGQKMVEAGERDAKNVLDAMKAIIEAEPLAKIDYVKMVDFENIVQIDRIEDAPVLCAMAVYIGKTRLIDNFIYEPEKDDCGCGCNGGSCCCGA encoded by the coding sequence ATGAAGGCAGTCACCACCGTCGCCGAGGTTCGCGAGCAGGTCAGGGCCTGGAAGCGCGAGGGCCTCACCGTGGGCCTCGTCCCCACCATGGGCTTTCTGCACGAGGGCCACAAGAGCCTCATCGTGCGCGCCGCGGCCGAGAACGACCGCGTCGTGGTCAGCGACTTCGTGAACCCCACGCAGTTTGGCCCCACCGAGGACCTCGAGAGCTACCCGCGTGACTTTGAGCGCGACTGCAAGCTGTGCGAGGAGGCCGGCGCCGCCCTGGTCTTCCACCCCGAGCCCAGCGAGATGTACGCGCCCAACGCCTGCACCTACGTCAACATGGACGAGCTCACGCACGAGCTGTGCGGCCTCACGCGCCCCATCCACTTCCGTGGCGTGTGCACCGTGGTCTCCAAGCTGTTCAACATCGTGACGCCGGACCGCGCCTACTTTGGCCAGAAGGACGCCCAGCAGCTCTCCGTCATTCGTCGCATGGTCCGCGACCTCAACTTTGGCATCCAGATCGTGGGCTGCCCCATCATCCGCGAGGAGGACGGCCTGGCCAAGAGCTCGCGCAACACCTACCTCTCGCCCGAGGAGCGCACCGCGGCGCTGTGCCTGTCTCGCGCCGTGTTCGCGGGCCAGAAGATGGTCGAGGCCGGCGAGCGTGACGCCAAGAACGTGCTCGACGCCATGAAGGCCATCATCGAGGCCGAGCCACTCGCCAAGATCGACTACGTGAAGATGGTCGACTTCGAGAACATCGTGCAGATCGATCGCATCGAGGACGCGCCGGTGCTGTGCGCCATGGCCGTCTACATTGGCAAGACGCGCCTCATCGACAACTTCATCTACGAACCCGAGAAGGACGACTGCGGCTGTGGCTGCAACGGCGGCTCGTGCTGCTGCGGCGCCTAG
- the panB gene encoding 3-methyl-2-oxobutanoate hydroxymethyltransferase translates to MAKNTVLTLAKQVVEGQKVTMVTSYDYSMASIVEAAGINMILVGDSLGMTMLGYEDTIPVTMDDMVHHTRAVTRATSDTFVVGDMPFMSYQLGPEQALANSGRLMKEGGCQAVKLEGGVRCAPQISAIVEAGIPVVGHVGMTPQSANAFGGFKVQGKSAENAQRIVDDALAVQEAGAFAVVLECVPRDLAEFITSKLTHCFTIGIGAGAGCDGQVLVAQDLLGMTPGGFKPKFVRQFAQVGDTIRQAYEDYAEAVQSGEFPAFENGFKMDPEVMDQIRRNN, encoded by the coding sequence ATGGCAAAGAACACCGTTCTCACCCTGGCCAAGCAGGTGGTCGAGGGCCAAAAGGTGACGATGGTCACCAGCTACGACTATTCCATGGCAAGCATCGTGGAGGCCGCGGGCATCAACATGATCCTCGTGGGCGACTCCCTTGGCATGACGATGCTCGGCTACGAGGACACCATCCCCGTGACCATGGACGACATGGTCCACCACACGCGCGCCGTCACGCGCGCCACGAGCGACACGTTCGTCGTGGGCGATATGCCGTTCATGTCCTACCAGCTTGGGCCCGAGCAGGCGCTCGCCAACTCCGGCCGCCTCATGAAGGAGGGCGGCTGCCAGGCCGTCAAGCTCGAGGGCGGCGTGCGCTGCGCGCCCCAGATCAGCGCCATCGTGGAGGCGGGCATCCCCGTCGTGGGCCACGTGGGCATGACGCCGCAGAGCGCCAACGCCTTCGGCGGCTTCAAGGTACAGGGCAAGAGCGCCGAGAACGCCCAGCGCATCGTCGACGACGCCCTGGCGGTCCAGGAGGCCGGCGCCTTCGCCGTGGTGCTCGAGTGCGTCCCGCGCGACCTCGCCGAGTTCATCACGTCCAAGCTCACCCACTGCTTCACGATTGGTATCGGCGCGGGCGCGGGCTGCGACGGCCAGGTGCTCGTGGCGCAGGACCTTCTCGGCATGACGCCGGGCGGGTTCAAGCCCAAGTTCGTGCGCCAGTTTGCCCAGGTTGGCGACACGATTCGCCAGGCATACGAGGACTACGCGGAGGCCGTTCAGTCCGGCGAGTTCCCCGCGTTCGAGAACGGCTTCAAGATGGATCCCGAGGTCATGGACCAGATCAGGAGGAACAACTAA
- a CDS encoding (deoxy)nucleoside triphosphate pyrophosphohydrolase, whose product MSDKNLHVAAAIIVKDGKVLAARRSDGAEGWELPGGKIEPSETAEDACRREVREELAFELGVLWPYTTVRHTGPELDLVMDVFCAPIPADAEPQMLEHQELRWLGRDDLLSVDWLPADLEVARSLGIAWSDVFDSMHM is encoded by the coding sequence ATGAGCGACAAAAACCTGCACGTTGCAGCCGCAATCATCGTGAAGGACGGCAAGGTGCTTGCCGCGCGGCGCAGCGATGGCGCGGAGGGCTGGGAGCTTCCCGGCGGAAAGATCGAGCCCAGTGAGACGGCTGAGGACGCCTGCCGCCGCGAGGTTCGCGAGGAGCTAGCCTTTGAGCTGGGCGTTCTTTGGCCCTACACCACGGTGCGCCACACAGGCCCCGAGCTTGACCTCGTCATGGACGTCTTCTGCGCGCCCATCCCCGCGGACGCCGAGCCCCAGATGCTCGAGCACCAGGAGCTTCGTTGGCTCGGCCGCGACGATCTTCTCAGTGTGGACTGGCTGCCGGCAGACCTCGAGGTGGCGCGTTCGCTGGGCATCGCGTGGTCAGACGTCTTCGACAGCATGCACATGTAG
- a CDS encoding flavodoxin family protein codes for MRVVILNGSPRKGANTEVMANAFADEARACGNDAEVVNVGLMDIHGCRGCQYCFAHEGTCVQKDDMAGVLEKLREADVVVFASPIYWFDITAQEKAAIDRLYAFGGVGFPFHRVALLLDSASDGVYTAAISQYNDTCAYCKWESLGVVCVPGMEGRDSMTSSPKLAEVRELAHRI; via the coding sequence ATGAGGGTAGTCATCCTTAACGGCAGCCCCCGCAAGGGTGCAAACACCGAGGTAATGGCCAACGCGTTCGCCGATGAGGCTCGCGCGTGCGGGAACGACGCCGAGGTCGTTAACGTTGGCCTCATGGACATCCACGGCTGCCGCGGCTGCCAGTACTGCTTTGCCCACGAGGGCACCTGCGTCCAGAAGGACGACATGGCGGGTGTGCTCGAGAAACTGCGCGAGGCAGACGTCGTGGTGTTCGCCTCGCCCATCTACTGGTTCGATATCACGGCGCAAGAGAAGGCCGCGATCGACCGTCTGTATGCCTTTGGCGGCGTGGGCTTCCCGTTCCACCGCGTGGCGCTGCTGCTGGATTCCGCGAGCGACGGCGTCTACACGGCCGCCATCTCGCAGTACAACGACACGTGCGCCTACTGCAAGTGGGAGAGCCTGGGCGTCGTGTGCGTGCCGGGCATGGAGGGTCGCGACTCCATGACGAGCTCGCCCAAGCTTGCCGAGGTACGAGAGCTTGCTCACCGTATCTAG
- a CDS encoding sodium:proton antiporter, with amino-acid sequence MSSFEIVLLLIGCLLASSVFSQVLPRVSLPLVQIALGAAVGCLVTADPTQVFRDPELFLVLFIAPLLFEESRHADKQALLAAWAPVASLAIGLVIATTLACGLALYLASPAIPLAAAFALGAALGPTDAAAVAAMGANVTLTRRQKSLLSGEALFNDASGVVCFEFAVAAAVTGEFSATHAAAAFAADFFGGIVVGLALGALITLVVAKVRDLGLETPTEHVLFEVLTPFVTFLAAEELGVSGILAVVAAGLLMRFSPRGLTVEASRHALASESVWELLTFAINGTLFVLLGMKLPSTLGPVWRVSHGADAAWICGLVLLVTAIVVGIRLAWVLVLEKIHRGRHAEEYAGTGTAALMRSALVTCLSGPKGAVTLSIMLTLPYLTEAGSAFPQRSLLIFVASGVIVLTLLLANFIVPALAPAEDTTEADAALARAKARVLRSVIDELAERATPETRAATRLALRTYRDRLDGVLQVETSPDAMRELRVRVLDLQLAFVRARAERGETSREVAERYMAALEQLRGAYGLHRGASGGRARRHAHLARVGRALHGRGDEAERRELAELHRATEQHAIDALAAMAGELDDGQASAARRLAGEHRAHLAMTFSDGNAAQARARIREQARDIEAVGLSLELEQIRRLHDAGELSTHAARELREEIYLLQMGL; translated from the coding sequence ATGTCCTCGTTCGAGATCGTTCTTCTGCTCATAGGATGCCTGCTGGCCTCCAGCGTGTTCAGCCAGGTGCTTCCGCGCGTGTCGCTGCCGCTCGTGCAGATCGCGCTCGGCGCCGCCGTGGGGTGCCTCGTCACCGCCGACCCCACTCAGGTCTTCCGCGACCCGGAGCTCTTTCTCGTCCTGTTCATTGCTCCGCTGCTGTTCGAGGAGAGCCGCCACGCCGACAAGCAGGCGCTTCTTGCCGCCTGGGCGCCCGTGGCCTCGCTTGCCATAGGTCTCGTCATCGCCACGACGCTCGCGTGCGGCCTGGCCCTGTACCTCGCGAGCCCCGCCATCCCGCTTGCCGCGGCCTTCGCGCTGGGCGCGGCGCTTGGCCCCACCGACGCCGCGGCCGTGGCCGCCATGGGCGCCAACGTCACGCTCACGCGACGCCAGAAGTCGCTGCTGTCCGGTGAGGCCCTGTTCAACGACGCGTCGGGCGTCGTGTGCTTCGAGTTCGCCGTGGCGGCTGCTGTCACCGGCGAGTTCTCGGCCACGCACGCCGCTGCCGCCTTCGCGGCCGACTTCTTTGGCGGCATCGTCGTGGGCCTGGCCCTGGGCGCGCTCATCACACTCGTGGTTGCCAAGGTGCGCGACCTTGGCCTGGAGACGCCCACCGAGCACGTGCTCTTTGAGGTGCTCACGCCCTTCGTGACGTTTCTGGCCGCCGAGGAGCTCGGCGTGAGCGGCATCCTGGCCGTGGTGGCCGCGGGCCTTCTCATGCGCTTCTCCCCGCGCGGCCTCACGGTGGAGGCGAGCCGCCACGCGCTTGCCAGCGAGAGCGTTTGGGAGCTGCTCACGTTTGCCATCAACGGCACGCTGTTCGTGCTGCTGGGGATGAAGCTCCCCAGCACGCTCGGGCCCGTCTGGCGCGTCTCGCACGGCGCCGATGCTGCCTGGATCTGCGGCCTGGTGCTGCTTGTCACCGCGATCGTGGTGGGCATCCGCCTTGCGTGGGTCCTTGTGCTCGAGAAGATCCACCGCGGCCGCCACGCCGAGGAGTACGCGGGCACGGGCACGGCGGCGCTCATGCGCAGCGCGCTCGTTACCTGCCTGAGCGGGCCCAAGGGCGCGGTGACGCTCTCCATCATGCTCACGCTCCCCTACCTCACCGAGGCGGGTTCGGCGTTTCCCCAGCGTAGCCTGCTCATCTTTGTGGCGTCGGGCGTCATTGTGCTCACCTTGCTGCTTGCGAACTTCATCGTGCCCGCGCTGGCCCCGGCCGAGGACACCACCGAGGCCGACGCCGCGCTCGCCCGAGCCAAGGCGCGCGTCCTGCGCTCCGTGATCGACGAGCTGGCCGAGCGCGCCACGCCCGAGACACGCGCCGCCACGCGCCTGGCGCTGCGCACCTACCGAGACCGGCTCGACGGCGTACTGCAGGTGGAGACGTCTCCCGACGCCATGCGCGAGCTGCGCGTTCGCGTGCTTGACCTGCAGCTTGCGTTCGTTCGTGCGCGGGCGGAGCGCGGTGAGACCAGCCGCGAAGTTGCGGAGCGCTACATGGCGGCTCTCGAGCAGCTGCGCGGCGCCTATGGGTTGCACCGCGGCGCCAGCGGAGGGCGAGCGCGGCGCCACGCGCATCTGGCCCGCGTGGGACGCGCGCTTCACGGACGCGGCGACGAGGCCGAGCGCCGCGAGCTGGCGGAGCTGCACCGGGCAACCGAGCAGCATGCCATTGACGCGCTTGCTGCCATGGCGGGCGAGCTCGACGACGGGCAGGCCAGCGCCGCGCGGAGACTCGCCGGCGAGCACCGGGCGCACCTGGCCATGACGTTCTCGGACGGCAACGCGGCGCAGGCGCGGGCGCGCATTCGCGAGCAGGCACGCGACATCGAGGCCGTGGGCCTGTCGCTTGAGCTCGAGCAGATCCGCCGCCTGCACGACGCCGGCGAGCTGAGCACCCACGCGGCCCGCGAGCTTCGCGAGGAGATCTACCTGCTGCAGATGGGCCTCTAG
- a CDS encoding DUF3427 domain-containing protein has translation MGDFENGSLEQGIRAAFVDESLPCDEDSRPTIISNNKSLGIDLLTVIRTQLSSCDSFDFCVAFVGESGLQPLVDILAELKKRGVRGRLLTSTYLNFNSPATFRKLLEYDNIEVRVYQGNLHAKGYVFDRDETSTVIVGSSNLTQMALTCNKEWNVLFRSYDKGGLLRSVRSEFAELWNSDKTTALAPEWIDEYEKYRASQAPRRAAKAAFNDGAEKPEGRGTLTLKPNKMQQLALAALEKLHRHDEPRALLVSATGTGKTYLSAFDVARVNPARVLFLVHRRRILEASLKSYQRLLGDKYTYGIYQPGKAENKPTCLFAMCSSVAPHLEDFSPDEFDYIVIDEAHRVGSASYKKIVDFFTPEFYLGMTATPSRTDGFDVFALFNHVIAFQITLQDALANDMLAPFHYFGVADLEIDEESYDDAGLFVRLTSDERVRHVAEKIEEYTVDKRNRRGLIFCGRNDEAAELSRKLNEMGYRTLAISGENSDAERDEAIARLEAGELEYLLSVDILNEGVDIPSLNQIIMLRRTESAIVFVQQLGRGLRKAENKDYALVLDFIGNYQQNFFVPIALSGDRTYNKDNLRAIVEEGSAVIPGCSTITFDEVSKSRIYRAIDGGDFSAARLIRDEYRTLRNMLGKIPSLGDFDANGAIDPLRIFKKFGSYHAFLSKYEEDNDVHFSPVQETILEFISRKLAGGKRASDLWLIRKIVSEKEFVLPASSVAMGGPYGWSLRDRTYHSSLALLSGSFGASGKFEPLLSVDGDKAEVSEGFSRALDDPEFAKQLLELIDFGIARNAETYANTYADTDLVLNAKYSYEEVCCLLGWDKNVNGQNIGGYKYDAKTNTYPVFINYEKAPEISDSIKYEDRFVSEKKIVAISKQPRTLESPEIKRLKGWPENGMRTYLFVRKNKDDRDGGKEFYFLGEMHPTQEYAPITIAGKSAVEITYELDHAVDRSLYNYLTSNIEPDEVA, from the coding sequence ATGGGTGATTTCGAGAACGGCTCGCTCGAGCAGGGCATTCGCGCCGCATTCGTTGACGAGAGCCTTCCGTGCGATGAGGACAGCCGTCCCACAATTATCTCGAACAACAAGTCGCTGGGCATCGATCTGCTTACGGTGATTAGAACGCAGCTCTCTAGCTGTGATTCATTCGATTTCTGCGTTGCGTTTGTGGGCGAGAGCGGGCTTCAGCCCCTCGTGGACATTCTCGCCGAGCTCAAGAAGCGAGGCGTCCGCGGCCGCTTGCTCACGTCGACGTACCTCAACTTCAACTCTCCTGCCACCTTCAGGAAGCTCCTCGAGTACGACAACATCGAGGTTCGCGTCTACCAGGGCAACCTCCATGCCAAGGGCTACGTCTTTGATCGGGACGAGACGAGCACGGTGATCGTTGGAAGCTCCAACCTCACGCAGATGGCCCTGACCTGCAACAAAGAGTGGAACGTGCTGTTCCGTTCCTATGACAAAGGCGGTTTGCTTCGCTCCGTCAGAAGCGAGTTCGCCGAGCTCTGGAATTCCGACAAGACGACCGCGCTGGCACCCGAATGGATTGACGAATACGAGAAATACCGAGCCTCCCAAGCGCCTCGCCGTGCAGCCAAAGCGGCGTTTAACGACGGTGCCGAGAAGCCTGAAGGTCGGGGCACTCTCACGCTCAAGCCGAACAAGATGCAGCAGCTTGCGCTCGCTGCGCTCGAGAAGCTACATCGGCATGACGAGCCCCGTGCGCTGCTCGTCTCTGCCACAGGTACGGGAAAGACTTACCTGTCTGCCTTTGACGTGGCGCGGGTCAATCCCGCTCGCGTGCTGTTCCTCGTGCACCGCCGCCGCATTCTCGAGGCCTCGCTCAAGAGCTACCAGAGGCTTCTTGGCGACAAGTACACCTATGGGATCTACCAGCCAGGCAAGGCCGAGAACAAGCCAACGTGTCTGTTCGCCATGTGCTCGAGCGTGGCGCCTCACCTGGAAGACTTCAGCCCAGACGAGTTTGACTACATCGTGATTGACGAGGCCCACCGCGTGGGCTCTGCGAGCTACAAGAAGATCGTCGACTTCTTCACGCCCGAGTTCTATCTGGGCATGACGGCCACTCCTAGCAGGACCGATGGCTTTGACGTGTTTGCGCTGTTCAACCACGTTATTGCCTTCCAGATCACCCTGCAGGACGCGCTTGCGAACGACATGCTTGCCCCGTTTCACTACTTTGGCGTCGCCGACCTCGAGATTGACGAGGAGAGCTATGACGATGCCGGGCTGTTTGTCCGCCTCACGTCCGATGAGCGCGTTCGACACGTGGCGGAGAAGATCGAGGAGTATACGGTCGACAAGCGCAACCGTCGCGGCCTCATCTTCTGCGGTCGGAACGACGAGGCGGCCGAGCTCTCGCGCAAACTTAACGAGATGGGGTATCGCACGCTGGCCATCTCGGGCGAGAACAGCGACGCCGAGAGGGACGAGGCCATCGCTCGTCTCGAGGCCGGAGAGCTTGAGTACCTGCTTTCGGTCGACATCCTCAACGAGGGCGTGGACATCCCCTCGCTCAACCAGATCATCATGCTGCGCCGCACGGAGTCCGCGATCGTGTTCGTGCAGCAGCTCGGTCGTGGTCTCAGGAAGGCTGAGAATAAGGACTATGCCCTTGTGCTCGACTTTATTGGCAACTACCAGCAAAACTTCTTTGTGCCCATCGCCCTGTCTGGCGACCGCACGTACAACAAGGACAACCTCCGAGCCATTGTCGAGGAGGGGAGCGCCGTCATCCCAGGCTGCTCGACCATCACGTTCGATGAGGTTTCCAAGTCCCGCATCTACCGCGCCATCGACGGTGGGGACTTCAGCGCAGCTAGGCTCATCAGGGACGAGTACCGAACGCTTCGCAACATGCTTGGCAAGATCCCCTCGCTCGGTGACTTCGATGCGAACGGGGCCATCGACCCGCTGCGTATCTTCAAGAAGTTCGGCTCATACCATGCGTTTCTCTCGAAGTACGAAGAGGACAACGACGTTCACTTTTCGCCTGTCCAGGAAACCATCCTGGAGTTCATCTCCAGAAAGCTCGCGGGTGGCAAACGAGCCAGTGACCTGTGGCTTATTCGCAAGATCGTGAGCGAGAAGGAGTTCGTGCTGCCCGCGTCGAGCGTGGCTATGGGCGGCCCCTACGGGTGGAGCCTCCGGGACCGCACCTATCACTCTTCGCTGGCGCTGCTCTCGGGTTCCTTTGGTGCCTCCGGCAAGTTCGAGCCGCTTCTCAGTGTCGATGGCGACAAGGCTGAGGTATCCGAGGGCTTTTCTCGCGCCTTGGACGATCCGGAGTTTGCGAAGCAGCTTCTGGAGCTTATCGACTTTGGCATCGCGAGGAACGCCGAGACGTATGCAAACACCTACGCGGATACGGACCTCGTGTTGAACGCCAAGTACTCCTACGAGGAGGTTTGCTGCCTGCTTGGCTGGGACAAGAACGTCAACGGCCAGAACATCGGTGGCTACAAGTACGACGCCAAGACGAACACGTATCCCGTGTTCATTAACTACGAGAAGGCCCCTGAAATCTCGGACTCCATCAAGTACGAGGATCGTTTTGTCTCCGAGAAGAAGATTGTCGCCATTTCGAAACAGCCTCGAACGCTTGAGTCGCCCGAGATCAAGAGGCTAAAGGGCTGGCCCGAGAACGGCATGAGGACCTACCTGTTTGTCCGCAAGAACAAGGACGACAGGGACGGTGGCAAGGAGTTCTACTTCCTTGGGGAGATGCACCCGACGCAAGAATATGCGCCCATTACCATTGCCGGTAAGAGCGCGGTTGAGATCACGTATGAGCTGGACCATGCGGTTGACCGCAGCCTGTACAACTATTTGACGAGCAACATCGAGCCTGATGAGGTTGCCTAG